In Cicer arietinum cultivar CDC Frontier isolate Library 1 chromosome 7, Cicar.CDCFrontier_v2.0, whole genome shotgun sequence, a single window of DNA contains:
- the LOC101509989 gene encoding two-component response regulator-like APRR2 isoform X2: MPRTCQLLLGAVEFLSKPLSEDKLRNIWQHVVHKAFNAGVSAQSESLKPVKESVVSILQLQTNNEQHESRASIELEKVSRFGDNDREHYPAPSTPQLKQAERLLDDGDCQEQTNCSTEKESGEHDGESKFIETTCENLNAESTPRQTKSEITLVHKEEDFTDASKYESVVFRHPQNLKVLKNSDSNTTSANKVGVRNHKCEIKANRKKMKVDWTPELHKKFVKAVEQLGIDHAIPSRILDLMKVEGLTRHNVASHLQKYRMHKRHILPKQEDRKWLNQRDPMQRSYCLQRPIMPSPPYYPNHTLPIAPLYSMWGQSRNQTASMQVWGHSGYPLWQPTESWHWKSFPGMHSDTWGCPVLPPPQPPNFSFSHNIHVLSNANAADYMFGMPSSFDHYPAEEVVDKVVKEVISKPWLPLPIGLKPPSTDSVLAEISRQGSSTIPPSSNGSIPS, from the exons ATGCCAAGGACTTGCCAACTATTA CTTGGGGCAGTTGAGTTCCTCAGCAAACCACTCTCTGAAGACAAGCTCAGAAATATCTGGCAGCATGTCGTTCACAAG GCATTCAATGCTGGTGTAAGTGCCCAGTCTGAATCGCTGAAACCTGTGAAGGAATCTGTAGTCTCCATCTTGCAGCTCCAAACCAACAATGAACAACACGAAAGTAGAGCCTCAATTGAGTTAGAGAAAGTATCGAGGTTTGGTGACAATGACCGTGAGCATTATCCCGCTCCTTCAACTCCGCAGTTGAAACAGGCGGAAAGATTACTAGATGACGGGGATTGTCAAGAGCAGACTAATTGCTCCACAGAAAAAGAAAGCGGGGAACATGATGGAGAATCTAAATTTATTGAAACTACTTGTGAAAATTTGAATGCTGAAAGTACTCCTCGACAAACGAAATCTGAAATTACTCTGGTTCATAAGGAAGAGGATTTTACAGATGCTTCTAAGTATGAGAGTGTTGTTTTTCGACATCCACAAAATTTGAAGGTTCTCAAAAATAGTGACAGTAATACAACATCTGCAAATAAAGTCGGTGTTCGTAATCATAAATGTGAGATAAAAGCTAATAGGAAGAAGATGAAA GTAGATTGGACGCCCGAGCTGCACAAAAAGTTTGTAAAGGCAGTGGAACAACTAGGCATTGATCACGCTATTCCTTCTCGAATATTGGATCTAATGAAAGTGGAAGGCTTGACAAGGCATAATGTAGCAAGCCATCTTCAG AAATATAGAATGCATAAAAGACATATCTTGCCGAAGCAAGAAGATCGGAAATGGCTAAATCAAAGAGATCCAATGCAAAGGAGTTATTGTCTTCAAAGGCCAATTATGCCAAGTCCACCATATTATCCTAACCATACTCTTCCAATAGCTCCTTTATATTCAATGTGGGGACAATCTAGAAATCAAACAGCTAGTATGCAGGTGTGGGGTCATTCTGGTTATCCTTTGTGGCAGCCTACAGAAAGTTGGCACTGGAAATCGTTTCCGGGG ATGCATTCAGATACATGGGGCTGCCCGGTGCTACCGCCACCTCAACCTCCTAACTTTTCCTTCTCTCAT AATATACATGTCTTGAGCAATGCTAATGCAGCAGATTACATGTTTGGCATGCCTAGTTCCTTTGACCATTATCCG GCAGAGGAGGTTGTTGACAAGGTTGTGAAGGAGGTAATAAGTAAGCCATGGCTACCTTTGCCTATAGGCCTCAAACCTCCTTCAACGGATAGCGTGTTGGCCGAGATATCAAGACAAGGCAGTTCAACCATCCCTCCAAGCAGCAATGGTTCTATTCCCAGTTGA
- the LOC101509989 gene encoding two-component response regulator-like APRR2 isoform X1 has protein sequence MVCTANDLQQWKDFPKGLKVLLLEGDNASAAETRAKLEAMDYNVSTFCDENEALSVISSRPEGFHIAIVEVSSSSCEGGFKFLENAKDLPTIMTSNNHCLNTMMKCIALGAVEFLSKPLSEDKLRNIWQHVVHKAFNAGVSAQSESLKPVKESVVSILQLQTNNEQHESRASIELEKVSRFGDNDREHYPAPSTPQLKQAERLLDDGDCQEQTNCSTEKESGEHDGESKFIETTCENLNAESTPRQTKSEITLVHKEEDFTDASKYESVVFRHPQNLKVLKNSDSNTTSANKVGVRNHKCEIKANRKKMKVDWTPELHKKFVKAVEQLGIDHAIPSRILDLMKVEGLTRHNVASHLQKYRMHKRHILPKQEDRKWLNQRDPMQRSYCLQRPIMPSPPYYPNHTLPIAPLYSMWGQSRNQTASMQVWGHSGYPLWQPTESWHWKSFPGMHSDTWGCPVLPPPQPPNFSFSHNIHVLSNANAADYMFGMPSSFDHYPAEEVVDKVVKEVISKPWLPLPIGLKPPSTDSVLAEISRQGSSTIPPSSNGSIPS, from the exons ATGGTTTGTACTGCCAATGATTTACAACAATGGAAAGATTTTCCCAAAGGACTCAAGGTTCTTCTCCTTGAGGGAGACAACGCTTCTGCCGCCGAGACAAGAGCAAAGCTTGAGGCCATGGACTATAATG TTTCTACATTCTGTGATGAGAATGAAGCCTTGTCAGTGATTTCAAGTAGACCTGAAGGCTTTCATATAGCCATAGTGGAG GTGAGTTCAAGCAGTTGCGAGGGAGGTTTCAAATTTCTTGAGAATGCCAAGGACTTGCCAACTATTA TGACTTCAAACAACCACTGTTTGAACACCATGATGAAGTGCATAGCG CTTGGGGCAGTTGAGTTCCTCAGCAAACCACTCTCTGAAGACAAGCTCAGAAATATCTGGCAGCATGTCGTTCACAAG GCATTCAATGCTGGTGTAAGTGCCCAGTCTGAATCGCTGAAACCTGTGAAGGAATCTGTAGTCTCCATCTTGCAGCTCCAAACCAACAATGAACAACACGAAAGTAGAGCCTCAATTGAGTTAGAGAAAGTATCGAGGTTTGGTGACAATGACCGTGAGCATTATCCCGCTCCTTCAACTCCGCAGTTGAAACAGGCGGAAAGATTACTAGATGACGGGGATTGTCAAGAGCAGACTAATTGCTCCACAGAAAAAGAAAGCGGGGAACATGATGGAGAATCTAAATTTATTGAAACTACTTGTGAAAATTTGAATGCTGAAAGTACTCCTCGACAAACGAAATCTGAAATTACTCTGGTTCATAAGGAAGAGGATTTTACAGATGCTTCTAAGTATGAGAGTGTTGTTTTTCGACATCCACAAAATTTGAAGGTTCTCAAAAATAGTGACAGTAATACAACATCTGCAAATAAAGTCGGTGTTCGTAATCATAAATGTGAGATAAAAGCTAATAGGAAGAAGATGAAA GTAGATTGGACGCCCGAGCTGCACAAAAAGTTTGTAAAGGCAGTGGAACAACTAGGCATTGATCACGCTATTCCTTCTCGAATATTGGATCTAATGAAAGTGGAAGGCTTGACAAGGCATAATGTAGCAAGCCATCTTCAG AAATATAGAATGCATAAAAGACATATCTTGCCGAAGCAAGAAGATCGGAAATGGCTAAATCAAAGAGATCCAATGCAAAGGAGTTATTGTCTTCAAAGGCCAATTATGCCAAGTCCACCATATTATCCTAACCATACTCTTCCAATAGCTCCTTTATATTCAATGTGGGGACAATCTAGAAATCAAACAGCTAGTATGCAGGTGTGGGGTCATTCTGGTTATCCTTTGTGGCAGCCTACAGAAAGTTGGCACTGGAAATCGTTTCCGGGG ATGCATTCAGATACATGGGGCTGCCCGGTGCTACCGCCACCTCAACCTCCTAACTTTTCCTTCTCTCAT AATATACATGTCTTGAGCAATGCTAATGCAGCAGATTACATGTTTGGCATGCCTAGTTCCTTTGACCATTATCCG GCAGAGGAGGTTGTTGACAAGGTTGTGAAGGAGGTAATAAGTAAGCCATGGCTACCTTTGCCTATAGGCCTCAAACCTCCTTCAACGGATAGCGTGTTGGCCGAGATATCAAGACAAGGCAGTTCAACCATCCCTCCAAGCAGCAATGGTTCTATTCCCAGTTGA
- the LOC101509665 gene encoding probable methyltransferase PMT14 → MGSKSAALGNKTRRPLSIFAVIALCCLFYLLGAWQRSGSGKGDSLALKVNKLQTDCNVVPNLSFEPHHNYVETVESSEPKAKAFKACDVKYTDYTPCQEQDRAMSFPRENMIYRERHCPPVEEKLHCLIPAPEGYTSPFPWPKSRDYVYYANVPYKSLTVEKAVQNWVQFQGNVFKFPGGGTMFPQGADAYIDELASVIPIADGSVRTALDTGCGVASWGAYLLKRNVLAMSFAPKDNHEAQVQFALERGVPAIIGVLGTIRLPFPSRAFDMAQCSRCLIPWTANDGMYLMEVDRVLRPGGFWILSGPPINWKTYYQTWKRSKEDLKAEQKKIEDLAESLCWEKKYEKGDIAIWRKKINAKSCQRKSPDLCELDSADDVWYKKMEVCKTPIPEVTSKSEVAGGELKKFPARLLAVPPRIAKGFIPGVTTESYQEDNKLWKKHVTEYKRINRLLGTTRYRNLMDMNAGLGGFAAALESQKSWVMNVVPTIADNTLGVIYERGLIGIYHDWCEGFSTYPRTYDLIHANGLFSLYQDKCNLEDILLEMDRILRPEGAIIIRDEVDVLNKVKKIVGGMRWEAKMMDHEDGPLVPEKILVATKEYWVGISKNNTSS, encoded by the exons ATGGGTTCTAAAAGTGCCGCATTAGGCAACAAAACACGAAGGCCTTTGTCGATTTTCGCTGTGATTGCTCTATGTTGTTTGTTTTATCTATTGGGAGCATGGCAAAGAAGTGGTTCTGGAAAGGGAGACAGCCTTGCATTGAAGGTAAATAAGTTGCAGACAGACTGCAACGTTGTGCCAAATTTGAGTTTTGAACCCCATCACAATTATGTAGAAACTGTTGAATCGTCTGAACCGAAAGCTAAAGCGTTCAAGGCGTGTGATGTAAAATATACTGATTATACGCCTTGCCAAGAGCAAGACCGAGCAATGTCGTTCCCGAGGGAAAACATGATCTATAGGGAAAGGCATTGTCCACCTGTAGAGGAAAAATTGCATTGCCTTATACCTGCACCCGAGGGCTACACATCTCCTTTTCCTTGGCCGAAAAGCCGCGATTATGTCTACTATGCTAATGTTCCTTACAAGAGTTTGACAGTGGAGAAGGCTGTTCAAAACTGGGTGCAATTCCAGGGAAATGTGTTCAAATTTCCAGGTGGAGGGACCATGTTCCCTCAAGGAGCAGATGCATATATTGATGAACTTGCATCGGTTATTCCAATTGCAGATGGTTCTGTCAGAACAGCGTTGGACACTGGTTGTGGA GTTGCAAGTTGGGGAGCATACTTGCTAAAGAGAAATGTGCTAGCTATGTCCTTTGCTCCAAAGGATAATCACGAAGCACAAGTTCAGTTTGCACTCGAACGAGGAGTACCTGCTATTATTGGTGTTCTTGGTACAATCCGTCTTCCATTCCCATCAAGGGCCTTTGATATGGCACAGTGTTCTCGATGTTTGATACCATGGACTGCAAATG ATGGGATGTATCTAATGGAAGTTGACCGAGTTTTAAGGCCTGGTGGATTTTGGATTTTATCTGGTCCTCCAATTAATTGGAAAACGTACTACCAAACATGGAAGCGATCAAAGGAGGATCTGAAGGCAGAGCAGAAAAAAATTGAGGATTTAGCCGAAAGTCTTTGCTGGGAAAAGAAGTATGAAAAGGGTGATATTGCTAtctggaggaagaaaataaatgCTAAATCCTGTCAAAGAAAGTCTCCCGATTTATGCGAATTAGATAGTGCTGATGATGTTTG GTACAAAAAGATGGAGGTATGCAAAACCCCTATCCCTGAGGTAACAAGCAAAAGTGAAGTTGCCGGAGGGGAATTGAAGAAGTTTCCTGCTAGGCTTTTAGCGGTCCCTCCTCGAATAGCTAAGGGCTTTATTCCAGGCGTAACGACTGAATCATATCAAGAGGACAACAAATTATGGAAAAAGCATGTTACTGAGTACAAAAGAATAAATAGATTGCTTGGCACCACTAGATATCGGAATTTGATGGACATGAATGCAGGCCTTGGAGGATTTGCAGCCGCGCTTGAATCGCAAAAATCTTGGGTGATGAATGTTGTGCCCACAATTGCTGACAACACTTTAGGTGTTATCTATGAAAGAGGTTTGATTGGGATTTATCATGACTG gTGTGAAGGCTTTTCTACATATCCAAGGACATATGATCTTATTCATGCTAATGGGTTATTTAGTTTGTACCAAGACAA GTGCAACCTAGAAGACATCCTTTTGGAGATGGACCGCATCCTGCGGCCCGAAGGAGCGATCATAATTCGCGATGAAGTCGATGTTCTTAACaaggttaaaaaaattgttgggGGAATGAGATGGGAAGCTAAAATGATGGATCATGAGGATGGCCCACTAGTGCCTGAGAAGATATTGGTTGCTACAAAGGAATATTGGGTTGGCATAAGTAAAAACAACACATCCAGTTAG